The following proteins are co-located in the Solea senegalensis isolate Sse05_10M linkage group LG12, IFAPA_SoseM_1, whole genome shotgun sequence genome:
- the tlx2 gene encoding T-cell leukemia homeobox protein 2 isoform X1 has product MEHTGIEEVNQTHQQQHEPISFGIDQILNSSDQSSGCMLPNRTGDPDYALASNVYSNGYNSVYNPACSMAAAAAGLAGSYNVNMNMNVSMNMNMNVNVNSGGGGGGAGGVIRVPAHRPMPPPPPPSAAAAAPHPPPSAHPPGIGHGIPSVPGMGMGNAANFTFPWMESSRRFAKDRLTGEQAEESRAGEATGAPGAAGSLCPLPKGDIGRVPVWSTVETLAKCYYPELAHLRDNGHGLLADYPFPKGACPAALSPFSVTRRIGHPYQNRTPPKRKKPRTSFSRVQICELEKRFHRQKYLASAERATLAKALKMTDAQVKTWFQNRRTKWRRQTAEEREAERQQANRLMLQLQQEAFQKTLSQPMQPDPLCLHNSSLYALQNLQPWAEDNKVTSVISVASVV; this is encoded by the exons ATGGAGCACACCGGGATCGAGGAGGTGAACCAGAcgcaccagcagcagcatgaacCCATCAGCTTCGGCATCGACCAGATCCTGAACAGCTCGGATCAGTCCAGCGGCTGCATGCTGCCCAACCGGACCGGCGACCCGGATTACGCGCTGGCCTCCAACGTCTACAGCAACGGCTACAACAGCGTCTACAACCCGGCCTGCTCcatggcggcggcggcggcgggtCTCGCGGGCTCTTACAACgtcaacatgaacatgaacgtcagcatgaacatgaacatgaacgttAACGTGAACTcgggcggcggcggcggcggtgccGGCGGCGTGATCCGAGTGCCGGCGCACAGACCCATGCCGCCTCCGCCGCCGCCGTCCGCCGCCGCAGCTGCGCCGCATCCGCCCCCTTCCGCGCATCCGCCTGGCATCGGACACGGCATCCCCTCGGTGCCCGGGATGGGGATGGGCAACGCGGCCAACTTCACCTTCCCGTGGATGGAGAGCAGTAGGAGGTTCGCCAAGGACAGATTAACAG GGGAGCAGGCAGAGGAGAGCCGAGCCGGAGAGGCCACGGGGGCACCGGGGGCCGCCGggtccctctgtcctctccccAAGGGAGACATCGGCAGAGTCCCTGTCTGGAGCACTGTGGAGACATTAGCCAAATGCTATTACCCCGAGCTCGCTCACCTGCGAGACAATGGCCATGGCCTTCTAGCAGACTATCCTTTCCCAAAGGGGGCTTGCCCAG CCGCCCTGTCGCCCTTCTCTGTGACCCGTCGCATCGGCCACCCGTACCAGAACCGGACGCCGCCCAAGAGGAAAAAGCCTCGCACCTCCTTCAGCCGCGTCCAGATCTGCGAGCTGGAGAAACGCTTCCACCGGCAGAAGTACCTGGCGTCGGCCGAGCGCGCCACTCTGGCCAAAGCCCTGAAGATGACGGACGCACAAGTCAAGACCTGGTTCCAGAACAGAAGGACAAAATGGCG GAGACAGACTGCAGAGGAGCGAGAGGCCGAGCGGCAACAGGCCAACAGGCTGATGCTGCAGCTTCAGCAGGAAGCGTTCCAGAAGACGTTGAGCCAGCCGATGCAGCCGGACCCGCTCTGCCTGCACAACTCCTCACTCTACGCCCTGCAGAACCTGCAGCCCTGGGCAGAAGACAATAAGGTGACCTCCGTCATCTCTGTGGCATCTGTAgtctga
- the tlx2 gene encoding T-cell leukemia homeobox protein 2 isoform X3 → MEHTGIEEVNQTHQQQHEPISFGIDQILNSSDQSSGCMLPNRTGDPDYALASNVYSNGYNSVYNPACSMAAAAAGLAGSYNVNMNMNVSMNMNMNVNVNSGGGGGGAGGVIRVPAHRPMPPPPPPSAAAAAPHPPPSAHPPGIGHGIPSVPGMGMGNAANFTFPWMESSRRFAKDRLTAALSPFSVTRRIGHPYQNRTPPKRKKPRTSFSRVQICELEKRFHRQKYLASAERATLAKALKMTDAQVKTWFQNRRTKWRRQTAEEREAERQQANRLMLQLQQEAFQKTLSQPMQPDPLCLHNSSLYALQNLQPWAEDNKLTV, encoded by the exons ATGGAGCACACCGGGATCGAGGAGGTGAACCAGAcgcaccagcagcagcatgaacCCATCAGCTTCGGCATCGACCAGATCCTGAACAGCTCGGATCAGTCCAGCGGCTGCATGCTGCCCAACCGGACCGGCGACCCGGATTACGCGCTGGCCTCCAACGTCTACAGCAACGGCTACAACAGCGTCTACAACCCGGCCTGCTCcatggcggcggcggcggcgggtCTCGCGGGCTCTTACAACgtcaacatgaacatgaacgtcagcatgaacatgaacatgaacgttAACGTGAACTcgggcggcggcggcggcggtgccGGCGGCGTGATCCGAGTGCCGGCGCACAGACCCATGCCGCCTCCGCCGCCGCCGTCCGCCGCCGCAGCTGCGCCGCATCCGCCCCCTTCCGCGCATCCGCCTGGCATCGGACACGGCATCCCCTCGGTGCCCGGGATGGGGATGGGCAACGCGGCCAACTTCACCTTCCCGTGGATGGAGAGCAGTAGGAGGTTCGCCAAGGACAGATTAACAG CCGCCCTGTCGCCCTTCTCTGTGACCCGTCGCATCGGCCACCCGTACCAGAACCGGACGCCGCCCAAGAGGAAAAAGCCTCGCACCTCCTTCAGCCGCGTCCAGATCTGCGAGCTGGAGAAACGCTTCCACCGGCAGAAGTACCTGGCGTCGGCCGAGCGCGCCACTCTGGCCAAAGCCCTGAAGATGACGGACGCACAAGTCAAGACCTGGTTCCAGAACAGAAGGACAAAATGGCG GAGACAGACTGCAGAGGAGCGAGAGGCCGAGCGGCAACAGGCCAACAGGCTGATGCTGCAGCTTCAGCAGGAAGCGTTCCAGAAGACGTTGAGCCAGCCGATGCAGCCGGACCCGCTCTGCCTGCACAACTCCTCACTCTACGCCCTGCAGAACCTGCAGCCCTGGGCAGAAGACAATAAG
- the tlx2 gene encoding T-cell leukemia homeobox protein 2 isoform X2, protein MEHTGIEEVNQTHQQQHEPISFGIDQILNSSDQSSGCMLPNRTGDPDYALASNVYSNGYNSVYNPACSMAAAAAGLAGSYNVNMNMNVSMNMNMNVNVNSGGGGGGAGGVIRVPAHRPMPPPPPPSAAAAAPHPPPSAHPPGIGHGIPSVPGMGMGNAANFTFPWMESSRRFAKDRLTAALSPFSVTRRIGHPYQNRTPPKRKKPRTSFSRVQICELEKRFHRQKYLASAERATLAKALKMTDAQVKTWFQNRRTKWRRQTAEEREAERQQANRLMLQLQQEAFQKTLSQPMQPDPLCLHNSSLYALQNLQPWAEDNKVTSVISVASVV, encoded by the exons ATGGAGCACACCGGGATCGAGGAGGTGAACCAGAcgcaccagcagcagcatgaacCCATCAGCTTCGGCATCGACCAGATCCTGAACAGCTCGGATCAGTCCAGCGGCTGCATGCTGCCCAACCGGACCGGCGACCCGGATTACGCGCTGGCCTCCAACGTCTACAGCAACGGCTACAACAGCGTCTACAACCCGGCCTGCTCcatggcggcggcggcggcgggtCTCGCGGGCTCTTACAACgtcaacatgaacatgaacgtcagcatgaacatgaacatgaacgttAACGTGAACTcgggcggcggcggcggcggtgccGGCGGCGTGATCCGAGTGCCGGCGCACAGACCCATGCCGCCTCCGCCGCCGCCGTCCGCCGCCGCAGCTGCGCCGCATCCGCCCCCTTCCGCGCATCCGCCTGGCATCGGACACGGCATCCCCTCGGTGCCCGGGATGGGGATGGGCAACGCGGCCAACTTCACCTTCCCGTGGATGGAGAGCAGTAGGAGGTTCGCCAAGGACAGATTAACAG CCGCCCTGTCGCCCTTCTCTGTGACCCGTCGCATCGGCCACCCGTACCAGAACCGGACGCCGCCCAAGAGGAAAAAGCCTCGCACCTCCTTCAGCCGCGTCCAGATCTGCGAGCTGGAGAAACGCTTCCACCGGCAGAAGTACCTGGCGTCGGCCGAGCGCGCCACTCTGGCCAAAGCCCTGAAGATGACGGACGCACAAGTCAAGACCTGGTTCCAGAACAGAAGGACAAAATGGCG GAGACAGACTGCAGAGGAGCGAGAGGCCGAGCGGCAACAGGCCAACAGGCTGATGCTGCAGCTTCAGCAGGAAGCGTTCCAGAAGACGTTGAGCCAGCCGATGCAGCCGGACCCGCTCTGCCTGCACAACTCCTCACTCTACGCCCTGCAGAACCTGCAGCCCTGGGCAGAAGACAATAAGGTGACCTCCGTCATCTCTGTGGCATCTGTAgtctga